ttaaacttttctaatttaaacattactttatacattattaacagATGATGGATCTTATAACAGACAGCACAAAGTTTTTGGATCGTTTAGCAGGCAATACCGAGCATTTCAGAAATGCGATGACTAAAGCTGGATTCATTGTCAGCGGCGATAACTATCCTATTTGTCCTGTTATGTTGGGTGATGCAAAATTAGCAACAACATTTGCAGATAAAATGATGggtatgaatatattttcatataaattataaaatctttaaagaaataaactatcaatgataaaatatacaacacCTACCATATTGTTACG
The window above is part of the Temnothorax longispinosus isolate EJ_2023e chromosome 8, Tlon_JGU_v1, whole genome shotgun sequence genome. Proteins encoded here:
- the LOC139817876 gene encoding 2-amino-3-ketobutyrate coenzyme A ligase, mitochondrial-like, producing the protein MMDLITDSTKFLDRLAGNTEHFRNAMTKAGFIVSGDNYPICPVMLGDAKLATTFADKMMEKGIYVIGFSYPVVPKDKARICVQISAAHSTEDIDRAVK